A genomic segment from Alistipes senegalensis JC50 encodes:
- a CDS encoding fumarate reductase/succinate dehydrogenase flavoprotein subunit, giving the protein MAFKLDAKIPAGTLAEKWSNHKTAIKVVSPANKRKLDIIIVGTGLGGASAAASLGELGYNVKVFCIQDSPRRAHSIAAQGGINAAKNYQNDNDSVYRLFYDTIKGGDYRAREANVYRLAEVSNLIIDQCVGQGVPFAREYGGLLANRSFGGAQVSRTFYARGQTGQQLLLGAYAALNKEIAAGTVKSYPRHEMLDIVIEDGEAKGIIARNLVTGEIERHGAHAVVIATGGYGNVFFLSTNAMASNGSAAFQCYRKGAGFANPCFTQIHPTCIPVHGDQQSKLTLMSESLRNDGRIWVPKKLEDVKALRSGAKKPSDIAEEDRDYYLERRYPAFGNLVPRDVASRAAKERCDAGFGVNETGLAVFLDFKTAIERLGKDIIKQRYGNLFDMYEEITDVSPYEQPMQIFPAVHYTMGGIWVDYNLMTTIPGLYAIGEANFSDHGANRLGASALMQGLADGYFVLPYTIGDYLAHKIQAPKVKTDTKAFDEAEKGVREKIAKLLAINGKQSVDDIHKKLGHIMWENVGMARTKESLEKAIAEIQALRKEFWKDVKVVGKENDFNVELEKALRLADFLELGELMARDALNREESCGGHFRSEHQTEEGEAKRDDENFVYAAVWEYKGMDEAPELTKEPLNFEFVHPAQRNYKD; this is encoded by the coding sequence ATGGCTTTCAAATTAGATGCTAAAATTCCCGCCGGGACGCTCGCCGAAAAGTGGAGCAACCACAAGACGGCGATCAAGGTCGTAAGTCCCGCCAACAAGCGCAAACTCGACATCATCATCGTCGGCACGGGTCTGGGCGGCGCCTCCGCAGCCGCTTCGCTCGGCGAACTGGGCTACAACGTCAAGGTGTTCTGCATCCAGGACTCGCCCCGCCGCGCCCACTCGATCGCAGCCCAGGGCGGTATCAACGCCGCCAAGAACTACCAGAACGACAACGACTCGGTCTACCGGCTCTTCTACGATACGATCAAGGGCGGCGACTACCGCGCCCGCGAGGCCAACGTCTACCGTCTGGCCGAGGTCTCCAACCTCATCATCGACCAGTGCGTCGGCCAGGGCGTTCCCTTCGCCCGCGAGTACGGCGGCCTGCTGGCCAACCGTTCGTTCGGCGGCGCGCAGGTTTCGCGTACGTTCTACGCCCGCGGCCAGACGGGCCAGCAGCTTCTGCTGGGCGCCTATGCGGCCCTCAACAAGGAGATCGCAGCCGGCACGGTGAAGAGCTACCCGCGCCACGAGATGCTGGACATCGTCATCGAGGACGGCGAGGCCAAGGGCATCATCGCCCGCAACCTCGTGACGGGCGAGATCGAACGCCACGGCGCACACGCCGTCGTGATCGCCACGGGCGGCTACGGCAACGTCTTCTTCCTTTCGACCAACGCTATGGCGTCGAACGGCTCGGCCGCATTCCAGTGCTACCGCAAGGGCGCCGGCTTCGCCAACCCCTGCTTCACGCAGATCCACCCCACCTGCATCCCCGTTCACGGCGACCAACAGTCGAAGCTGACGCTGATGTCGGAGTCGCTGCGCAACGACGGCCGCATCTGGGTTCCCAAGAAACTCGAAGACGTGAAGGCGCTCCGTTCGGGTGCCAAGAAACCCTCGGACATCGCCGAGGAGGACCGCGACTACTATCTGGAGCGCCGCTACCCGGCCTTCGGTAACCTCGTGCCGCGCGACGTGGCTTCGCGTGCCGCCAAGGAGCGCTGCGACGCAGGCTTCGGCGTGAACGAGACCGGTCTGGCCGTATTCCTCGACTTCAAGACCGCCATCGAGCGTCTGGGCAAGGATATTATCAAACAGCGTTACGGCAACCTCTTCGACATGTACGAGGAGATCACCGATGTGAGCCCCTACGAGCAGCCGATGCAGATTTTCCCCGCCGTGCACTACACGATGGGCGGCATCTGGGTTGACTACAACCTGATGACCACCATCCCGGGCCTCTACGCCATCGGCGAGGCCAATTTCTCGGACCACGGCGCGAACCGTCTGGGCGCTTCGGCCCTGATGCAGGGTCTGGCCGACGGATACTTCGTCCTGCCCTACACCATCGGCGACTACCTCGCGCACAAGATTCAGGCCCCGAAGGTGAAGACCGACACCAAGGCTTTCGACGAAGCCGAGAAGGGCGTCCGGGAGAAGATCGCCAAACTGCTCGCCATCAACGGCAAACAGTCGGTGGACGACATCCACAAGAAGCTGGGCCACATCATGTGGGAGAACGTCGGCATGGCCCGCACGAAGGAGTCGCTCGAAAAGGCCATCGCCGAGATTCAGGCGCTCCGCAAGGAGTTCTGGAAGGACGTGAAGGTCGTCGGCAAGGAGAACGACTTCAACGTCGAGCTCGAAAAGGCGCTGCGTCTGGCCGACTTCCTCGAACTGGGCGAACTGATGGCCCGCGACGCCCTCAACCGCGAGGAGTCGTGCGGCGGCCACTTCCGCTCGGAGCACCAGACCGAGGAGGGCGAAGCCAAGCGCGACGACGAGAACTTCGTATACGCCGCCGTATGGGAGTACAAAGGCATGGACGAGGCTCCGGAGCTCACGAAAGAGCCCCTGAACTTCGAGTTCGTGCACCCCGCACAGCGCAACTACAAAGACTAA
- a CDS encoding DUF4252 domain-containing protein — MKRLLLILLVLLPFLVRGQNASWRFFDRYTKAEGFTSIQLERKMMRMMSRQAAEKGDRGLAELLGGIEYIRIVSLDKGDGAQFVADAERLAADPDLEFQLVMSGTEEGQTTKFYIREASVTDNSELLMLTCGTKETVVVNIYGKFDLKQVARLSTIRPKK; from the coding sequence ATGAAACGATTGCTGTTGATCCTGCTGGTCCTGCTGCCGTTCCTGGTTCGGGGGCAGAACGCCTCGTGGAGATTCTTCGACCGCTACACGAAGGCCGAGGGCTTCACCAGCATCCAGCTGGAGCGGAAGATGATGCGGATGATGAGCCGTCAGGCGGCTGAAAAGGGCGACAGGGGATTGGCCGAATTGCTTGGGGGCATCGAGTATATCCGCATCGTGTCGCTCGACAAGGGCGACGGAGCGCAGTTCGTCGCCGATGCGGAGAGACTGGCCGCCGATCCGGACCTCGAATTCCAGCTGGTGATGTCGGGGACCGAAGAGGGGCAGACCACGAAATTCTACATCCGCGAGGCGTCGGTCACCGATAATTCGGAGTTGCTGATGCTGACCTGCGGTACGAAAGAGACGGTCGTGGTGAACATCTATGGCAAGTTCGACCTCAAGCAGGTTGCGCGCCTCTCGACGATCCGGCCGAAGAAATAG
- a CDS encoding succinate dehydrogenase/fumarate reductase iron-sulfur subunit, protein MNFTLKIWRQKDAKSKGAFESYKVENISADTSFLEMLDILNNNLIHEGKEPVAFDHDCREGICGMCSLHIDGQAHGPSQGATTCQIYMRKFKDGATITIEPWRSAAFPVIKDLVVNRSAYDQILQAGGFISVRTNSVPDANAIPISQADAEESMDAAACIGCGACAATCKNGSAMLFVAARVSSLAKLPQGRVEGARRAKAMVAKMDELGFGNCTNTGACQAECPKQISIAHIARLNREFLSAKFED, encoded by the coding sequence ATGAATTTTACATTAAAGATATGGCGTCAAAAGGACGCTAAATCCAAGGGGGCGTTCGAGAGCTACAAGGTGGAGAACATCTCGGCCGACACCTCGTTCCTCGAAATGCTCGACATCCTGAACAACAACCTCATCCACGAGGGCAAGGAGCCCGTGGCCTTCGACCACGACTGCCGCGAGGGCATCTGCGGCATGTGCTCGCTGCACATCGACGGACAGGCCCACGGCCCCAGCCAGGGCGCCACGACCTGCCAGATCTACATGCGCAAGTTCAAGGACGGTGCGACGATCACCATCGAGCCGTGGCGCTCGGCGGCGTTCCCCGTCATCAAGGACCTCGTGGTGAACCGCTCGGCATACGACCAGATTCTGCAAGCCGGAGGCTTCATCTCGGTGCGCACGAACTCGGTGCCCGACGCCAACGCCATTCCGATCTCGCAGGCCGACGCCGAAGAGTCGATGGACGCCGCCGCCTGCATCGGCTGCGGAGCCTGCGCCGCCACGTGCAAGAACGGTTCGGCCATGCTGTTCGTCGCTGCCCGCGTGTCGTCGCTCGCCAAGCTGCCGCAGGGCCGCGTGGAGGGTGCCCGCCGTGCCAAGGCGATGGTCGCCAAGATGGACGAGCTGGGCTTCGGCAACTGCACCAACACGGGTGCCTGCCAAGCCGAATGCCCCAAGCAGATTTCCATCGCGCATATCGCCCGTCTGAACCGCGAGTTCCTTTCGGCGAAGTTCGAAGACTAA
- a CDS encoding RNA polymerase sigma factor has protein sequence MKESEFTSLVLPLRDRMFRYAQSLLLSPAEAEDAVHDLLERLWRERGRLEGCRRVDSFVMTAVRNRCLDLLRRQRAAGRRDDAVAGWTERSAAAEADRWEMRELVRRALACLPGRQREVLHLKDIEGYSTREIAGMVGCDEAQVRVILSRARNGLREVLKKMTDDERTARTD, from the coding sequence ATGAAGGAGTCCGAATTCACCTCGCTTGTCCTGCCGCTCCGCGACCGCATGTTCCGTTACGCCCAAAGCCTGCTGCTTTCGCCGGCCGAGGCGGAGGATGCCGTACACGATCTGCTGGAGCGTCTGTGGCGCGAGCGGGGGCGGCTGGAAGGGTGCCGCCGGGTCGATTCCTTCGTGATGACCGCCGTGCGCAACCGTTGTCTCGACCTGCTGCGCCGGCAGCGGGCCGCAGGCCGCCGGGACGATGCGGTGGCGGGGTGGACGGAGCGTTCGGCGGCTGCCGAGGCCGACCGCTGGGAGATGCGCGAACTGGTGCGGCGGGCGCTGGCCTGCCTCCCCGGACGCCAGCGGGAGGTGCTCCACCTGAAAGATATAGAGGGCTACTCCACCCGCGAGATCGCCGGGATGGTCGGCTGCGACGAAGCGCAGGTGCGCGTGATCCTCTCCCGCGCCCGCAACGGATTGCGAGAGGTACTGAAAAAAATGACGGACGATGAACGAACGGCAAGAACGGATTGA
- a CDS encoding outer membrane beta-barrel protein, giving the protein MNRLLILLGVFMLPGLCASAQPADSLRRIGDVDTGPVTMRRAADGNDMVLEVAGFGITLGQAPHRGSSQKSRSHSRVKGLLFDGIEMGFNLLTGVDYAGYPAETADFLDLRAGNSFHFGVTPIGLAVRLDRQGKFEFATGLRYTVNNYRLSDNTITLGREDGLIVPVTLDERADKSKLRTTSLGIPLQFSFDPVRKLRIAVVGYCDFTLGSNAIYKKPKVKNSLSGLNPVQFGVGGSVSYHGVGVYVRYGVTRLFKSSAGPSCHPLSLGVCVFM; this is encoded by the coding sequence ATGAACAGATTGCTTATTCTTTTGGGTGTTTTCATGTTGCCGGGGCTGTGCGCCTCGGCGCAGCCGGCGGATTCCCTCCGGCGGATCGGGGATGTCGATACGGGGCCGGTCACCATGCGCCGCGCCGCCGACGGGAACGATATGGTTCTCGAAGTGGCGGGCTTCGGAATCACGCTCGGGCAGGCGCCGCACCGCGGTTCGTCGCAGAAATCCCGCTCGCATTCGAGGGTCAAGGGGCTGCTGTTCGACGGGATCGAGATGGGTTTCAATCTCCTCACGGGTGTCGATTATGCGGGTTATCCTGCCGAAACGGCGGATTTTCTCGATTTGCGGGCCGGCAATTCGTTCCACTTCGGCGTGACGCCCATCGGGCTGGCGGTGCGTCTGGACAGACAGGGAAAATTCGAGTTTGCGACCGGTCTGCGCTATACGGTCAACAACTACCGCCTTTCGGACAACACGATCACGCTGGGCCGTGAGGACGGTCTGATCGTGCCCGTGACGCTGGATGAGAGGGCCGACAAGTCGAAACTTCGCACCACCTCGCTGGGCATTCCGCTGCAATTCTCGTTCGATCCGGTCCGGAAGCTGCGTATCGCGGTCGTGGGATACTGCGATTTCACGCTCGGGTCCAATGCGATCTACAAGAAGCCGAAGGTGAAGAACTCCCTCTCTGGGTTGAATCCCGTCCAGTTCGGGGTCGGGGGCTCGGTCTCTTACCACGGGGTCGGCGTCTATGTCCGTTACGGCGTGACGCGGCTTTTCAAGAGCAGCGCGGGGCCCTCCTGCCATCCGCTGTCGTTGGGAGTCTGCGTCTTCATGTAA